From a region of the Candidatus Jettenia caeni genome:
- a CDS encoding nucleotide sugar dehydrogenase, with translation MSELLKKIKTKHAKVGIVGLGYVGLPLALEFLRSGYCVTGIDKNRERVESLTRGRSYVIDIKDEDISGFIQKGLFRVTDDAGVLSALDAISICVPTPLTKTKDPDMSYIINVGQEIKKYMHNEQIFILESTTYPGTTEELMQPILEESGLKVGKDFYLAFSPERIDPGNKRYSVKNVPKVVGGVTQQCTELACCLYNQIIDTIIPVSSPKVAEMVKLLENTFRSINIALVNEIAIVAERLGIDVWEVIDAAKTKPFGFMSFYPGPGLGGHCIPIDPLYLSWVAKKNGFELRFIALADQINSAMPEFVVEKIIDVLNNAEKSVKGSNIHILGVAYKKDVDDVRESPALEIMSILKSKGAKISYTDPHIPEVNCHKLSIKSEPLSQEILSKADCSVIVTDHSSFDYGLIVSNSKLIVDTRNALKGVKKKCIVRL, from the coding sequence ATGAGTGAATTGCTGAAAAAAATAAAAACAAAGCATGCTAAGGTAGGTATCGTAGGTCTTGGTTATGTTGGATTACCACTAGCTCTTGAATTTTTAAGAAGCGGGTATTGTGTAACAGGTATTGACAAAAATAGGGAACGTGTTGAATCTCTTACCAGAGGCAGATCGTATGTGATAGATATAAAGGACGAAGATATCTCAGGGTTTATTCAAAAGGGTCTCTTTCGCGTAACTGATGACGCCGGCGTCTTATCAGCTCTCGATGCCATAAGCATCTGTGTGCCAACGCCGCTGACTAAGACGAAGGACCCTGATATGTCTTACATCATCAATGTGGGCCAAGAGATTAAGAAGTATATGCATAATGAACAAATTTTTATTTTAGAAAGCACCACCTATCCGGGAACTACTGAGGAATTGATGCAACCGATATTAGAGGAGAGCGGGTTAAAGGTGGGGAAAGATTTTTATCTTGCCTTTTCTCCGGAACGTATTGATCCGGGAAATAAGCGGTATTCAGTTAAGAATGTGCCGAAAGTAGTAGGAGGTGTAACTCAACAATGCACAGAACTGGCATGCTGTTTATACAATCAGATTATTGATACGATTATACCTGTTTCATCTCCAAAAGTAGCTGAGATGGTAAAACTGCTGGAGAATACATTCCGTAGTATCAATATTGCCTTAGTGAATGAGATTGCCATCGTGGCAGAAAGGCTGGGCATTGATGTGTGGGAAGTTATAGATGCTGCAAAGACAAAACCCTTTGGTTTTATGTCATTTTATCCTGGGCCCGGTCTGGGAGGACATTGCATTCCCATCGACCCGCTCTATCTTTCCTGGGTTGCTAAAAAAAATGGATTTGAGTTACGCTTTATTGCCCTTGCAGATCAGATTAATAGCGCTATGCCTGAATTTGTTGTGGAAAAGATCATCGATGTGCTGAACAATGCTGAAAAAAGCGTAAAAGGCTCAAACATTCATATTCTGGGCGTTGCGTATAAGAAGGATGTCGATGATGTCCGGGAATCGCCTGCACTTGAGATTATGAGTATCTTAAAATCGAAAGGCGCAAAGATATCGTATACAGATCCTCATATCCCGGAAGTTAATTGCCACAAGTTGAGTATTAAATCAGAACCGCTTTCTCAGGAGATCTTATCTAAAGCGGATTGCTCTGTTATCGTGACAGACCATAGTAGCTTTGATTATGGCTTAATTGTGTCCAACTCTAAACTGATCGTTGATACCCGGAATGCCTTGAAGGGTGTTAAAAAGAAATGTATCGTGCGACTCTAG
- a CDS encoding putative methyltransferase, with translation MVRFLRKLQNYIFYKIYKITSKVVLYCKAVVNLANNKSISNKNTFESYFIVKSYGYTNDLTTPEKTVLDILKNDLRNMRMLDIGVGTGRTTLHFADLVKEYIGIDYSMNMVNACKTRFPETSRMNFLRCDVRSMEVFDDKYFDFILFSFNGIDCISYNDRLIAFEQIKRIGKHNALFCFSTHNIQFIHKLFMIHYSANLIKTTQNIFKSFLLRSINKNIKGDEKYAVINDGAHMFGLNLFYIKPHEQIRQLYESGFNNIRVFSSENGEEIKDFFALENNTEMYLYYLCNINN, from the coding sequence ATGGTTAGATTTTTAAGAAAATTACAGAATTATATATTTTACAAAATATATAAAATAACTTCTAAAGTAGTTCTTTATTGTAAAGCCGTAGTAAATCTCGCTAACAATAAGTCGATATCCAATAAGAATACTTTTGAATCATATTTTATAGTAAAAAGTTACGGTTACACCAATGATTTAACAACCCCGGAGAAAACGGTATTGGATATTTTGAAGAATGATTTAAGGAATATGAGGATGCTTGATATTGGTGTTGGCACGGGTCGTACAACCCTCCACTTTGCAGATTTAGTAAAAGAGTATATAGGCATTGATTATTCAATGAATATGGTGAATGCCTGTAAAACGAGATTTCCTGAAACATCCAGGATGAATTTTTTGAGATGTGATGTAAGGTCTATGGAAGTATTTGACGATAAATACTTTGATTTTATATTGTTTAGTTTCAATGGTATAGATTGTATTTCTTATAATGATAGATTAATAGCATTTGAGCAAATCAAACGCATAGGTAAACATAATGCCCTTTTTTGCTTTTCAACACATAATATACAGTTTATCCATAAGCTTTTTATGATTCATTATTCAGCAAATTTAATTAAAACAACACAAAATATATTTAAAAGCTTTTTATTGAGGTCTATCAATAAAAATATTAAAGGAGATGAGAAATATGCGGTTATTAATGATGGTGCGCATATGTTTGGACTGAATTTATTTTACATTAAACCTCATGAACAAATAAGGCAATTATACGAATCCGGATTTAATAATATACGGGTTTTTTCTTCGGAAAACGGCGAGGAAATAAAGGATTTCTTTGCTTTAGAAAATAATACAGAAATGTATCTTTATTATTTATGTAATATTAACAATTAA
- a CDS encoding polysaccharide biosynthesis protein, producing the protein MNNDNKTKSNDTIFSFTVDRRTIFKSSINSFLIQIIFRLKGFITAPILTYLMLPSEMGVLNLIVVTSSVFAPFVNLNLPDGSAIYFSRERAVEKIRTMYLTIVNTIGISAILVTLIASLLIYFLRPDLYKYAFWAALLLYANIFYQMSSFLLSTYQKTGLVVKNAFVRDSSATVMSIFFVYLGYSYKGMVIANVIAFLVSSFLLLRIVTKNMSYAFTIDTSYLRAFLKLSIPLLPVFFFSWIIQSSDSYFLAYYKGEGIVGKYSVIYGITNVILTITYALNFFWVPVSARLWVENREKFTQAFRLLFTLFLTILLMIVLLFELNSKMIIHLLIRREEYYDAYVIMGILAFSFAMQVLITLLTAPLYSNKNTRTIFFAHLIGGLVNTILNFLIIPSTGIFGAAISTAVSYLTVVLVMSYMSYKLADFAFLNKHLFYIIGLFVFAWGGIFSAREYFEMYQSILASILVIIVIGAIVYFKVLEKKEREYLFLFLKEFNIKRVIA; encoded by the coding sequence ATGAATAACGATAATAAAACAAAAAGCAACGATACTATTTTTAGTTTTACCGTTGACAGGCGAACAATCTTTAAAAGTTCAATAAATAGTTTTTTGATTCAGATTATTTTCAGGCTTAAAGGTTTTATTACAGCCCCTATTCTTACGTATCTTATGCTTCCCTCTGAAATGGGGGTATTGAATCTCATTGTGGTAACATCGTCTGTTTTTGCTCCTTTCGTTAATCTGAATTTACCCGATGGGTCTGCAATATATTTTTCGCGTGAAAGAGCTGTTGAAAAAATTCGCACCATGTATTTAACCATTGTAAACACTATAGGTATTTCTGCAATACTTGTTACCCTGATTGCCAGTCTGCTGATATATTTCTTAAGGCCTGATCTCTATAAATATGCTTTTTGGGCGGCTCTTTTGCTGTATGCAAATATTTTTTATCAGATGTCTTCATTTTTACTCAGTACATACCAGAAGACGGGTCTTGTTGTAAAGAACGCTTTTGTAAGAGATTCAAGCGCTACGGTTATGTCAATATTCTTTGTCTATTTGGGATATTCCTATAAAGGAATGGTTATTGCCAATGTTATTGCGTTTCTCGTTTCTTCTTTTTTGCTTTTGCGGATCGTTACAAAGAACATGTCTTATGCTTTTACTATCGATACGTCTTACCTCCGGGCTTTTTTAAAACTCTCTATTCCTTTACTTCCTGTTTTTTTCTTTTCCTGGATAATCCAGTCATCGGATTCTTATTTTCTTGCATACTATAAAGGCGAGGGGATAGTGGGTAAGTATTCCGTAATTTATGGCATTACCAATGTTATTTTAACTATTACGTATGCCTTGAATTTTTTCTGGGTGCCCGTTTCTGCCAGGCTTTGGGTTGAAAACAGGGAAAAATTTACTCAGGCATTTCGATTGTTATTTACCCTATTTTTAACAATACTCCTGATGATAGTTCTTCTCTTTGAGCTTAATTCTAAAATGATAATACACCTCCTTATAAGGCGGGAGGAATATTACGATGCCTATGTAATTATGGGAATACTTGCATTTTCCTTTGCAATGCAAGTGTTAATAACCCTGCTTACCGCTCCTCTTTATTCTAATAAGAATACCAGAACAATATTCTTTGCCCATTTAATCGGAGGCCTGGTGAATACCATCCTTAATTTTTTGATTATTCCTTCTACCGGGATATTTGGAGCTGCTATCAGTACTGCTGTTTCATATTTAACAGTCGTTCTCGTTATGTCCTATATGAGTTATAAACTTGCGGATTTTGCATTCCTTAATAAACATCTGTTTTACATAATAGGTCTTTTTGTCTTTGCATGGGGTGGAATCTTTTCTGCACGGGAATATTTTGAAATGTACCAAAGTATTCTTGCGAGTATTCTGGTGATTATCGTAATCGGAGCCATTGTTTATTTTAAGGTTCTGGAAAAAAAAGAGAGAGAATATCTGTTTTTATTTCTTAAAGAATTTAATATAAAAAGAGTAATAGCATGA
- a CDS encoding amine oxidase, which produces MRKTVIIGAGLAGLSAGYYAQKKKIDYEIYEKDDGVGGLCRTRKKERFSFDYSGHLLHLKDPYSQSLIKSLLGHNLNVIQRNSFIYSHKVFTRYPFQANLYGLPPDVVKECLMEFVRAYYENEDLPTEAYKTFHEWIVGKLGKGIGKYFMFPYNEKLWTIPPGELTCGWMSEYVPKPTLEDVFHGTFSDQKKGFGYNATFWYPKKGGIQALCDALADKVRNIRLQEKVERIFHKKKIIEFDSGKTTAYEKLISTMPLKKLVERLDGDIPQEVKDAAQKLKHNSVLIINLGVKGEGLTDKHWIYLPEKKYTVYRIGVYSNFSEYMAPPGTTSYYIEIAYQKDWNIDKEKTVENALDEIVEIGFVPHRKDILVKEIMDIECAYVIYDRYYSESKKIIMDYLNSVNIYSIGRYGNWEYSGMEEAMHQGKESIGES; this is translated from the coding sequence ATGAGGAAAACAGTGATCATTGGGGCTGGGCTTGCTGGTTTGAGTGCAGGCTATTATGCCCAAAAGAAAAAAATAGATTATGAAATTTATGAGAAGGATGACGGTGTGGGAGGTCTATGCCGAACCCGTAAGAAAGAGCGCTTTTCCTTTGATTATTCAGGACATCTCCTCCACCTGAAAGATCCTTACTCTCAATCGTTGATTAAAAGCCTTCTTGGCCATAATCTCAACGTCATACAGAGAAATTCCTTCATTTACTCACATAAGGTATTTACCCGTTATCCCTTTCAGGCAAACCTCTATGGCCTTCCTCCGGATGTGGTAAAAGAATGTCTCATGGAATTTGTCAGAGCATATTATGAGAATGAAGATTTACCAACAGAAGCATACAAAACATTCCATGAATGGATCGTGGGAAAGCTCGGCAAGGGGATAGGAAAATATTTTATGTTCCCCTATAATGAAAAACTTTGGACAATTCCCCCCGGGGAACTCACCTGCGGATGGATGTCAGAATACGTACCTAAGCCTACCCTTGAAGATGTCTTTCATGGTACATTCTCTGATCAGAAGAAGGGTTTTGGTTATAATGCAACTTTCTGGTATCCGAAGAAAGGTGGAATACAGGCTCTTTGTGACGCGCTTGCTGATAAAGTAAGAAATATAAGGCTGCAGGAAAAGGTTGAGAGGATTTTTCATAAAAAAAAGATTATCGAATTTGACTCAGGTAAAACTACGGCATATGAAAAGCTTATTTCTACCATGCCTCTTAAAAAACTCGTAGAGAGATTAGACGGTGATATTCCACAGGAAGTAAAAGATGCTGCCCAGAAACTCAAGCATAATTCAGTCCTTATTATAAACCTGGGAGTAAAAGGTGAAGGTCTTACCGATAAACACTGGATTTATCTCCCTGAGAAGAAATACACAGTATACAGAATCGGGGTCTATTCCAATTTTTCAGAGTATATGGCGCCGCCTGGTACAACATCCTACTATATAGAGATAGCTTACCAGAAAGACTGGAATATAGATAAAGAAAAAACAGTAGAAAATGCCCTGGATGAAATCGTAGAGATTGGTTTTGTTCCTCACAGGAAGGATATTCTTGTGAAGGAGATAATGGATATTGAATGCGCATATGTTATTTACGACAGGTATTATTCAGAGAGCAAGAAAATAATCATGGATTACCTGAATAGTGTTAACATTTATAGTATTGGCAGATACGGTAATTGGGAATATTCAGGCATGGAAGAGGCCATGCATCAGGGAAAGGAGTCGATTGGTGAAAGTTAG
- a CDS encoding putative methyltransferase, translating into MVIKFLNADYYHAKVKSKLVIDFLKSRRAGESILDMGAGEMPFKKYCGHLNYTSQDFCQYEGKGDGRGLQTNTFDVKGIDIVCDIKQIPVPDGRYDNILCSEVLEHIENPLEGIQEMKRILKPGGKVIITVPGTSLLHFSPYHYYTGFKDNFFNLLLGKSGFDIDKITRVGTIYSVTALYLWYIADKFSKVIFPWRSSLFFKMLILGFSPCISLFLILDSIRILDTRTIEAGLLVIATKRHENSHGT; encoded by the coding sequence ATGGTAATTAAATTTTTAAATGCTGATTATTATCACGCAAAAGTAAAATCTAAGCTCGTAATTGATTTTTTAAAATCGAGACGTGCTGGTGAAAGCATTTTGGATATGGGTGCAGGGGAAATGCCATTCAAGAAATATTGCGGGCATCTTAACTATACGAGTCAAGACTTCTGTCAATACGAGGGAAAAGGAGATGGCAGAGGACTACAGACTAATACATTTGACGTAAAAGGAATAGATATAGTATGCGATATCAAGCAAATACCTGTACCTGACGGGAGGTATGATAATATATTATGCTCTGAAGTGTTGGAGCATATAGAAAATCCTCTTGAAGGTATTCAAGAAATGAAGCGAATATTAAAACCCGGCGGCAAGGTTATTATAACAGTACCAGGTACATCTCTTTTGCATTTTTCCCCCTATCATTATTATACCGGATTTAAAGATAATTTTTTTAATTTGCTCTTAGGGAAGTCGGGGTTTGATATTGATAAGATTACAAGAGTAGGAACAATTTATTCAGTCACAGCTCTTTACCTTTGGTATATTGCTGATAAGTTCTCAAAAGTAATCTTTCCATGGAGATCTTCACTATTCTTTAAGATGCTTATTCTCGGATTTTCACCATGTATATCTCTGTTTTTGATCCTTGATTCCATAAGGATATTAGACACCAGGACCATAGAAGCCGGCCTTTTAGTTATAGCAACAAAAAGACATGAGAATTCGCATGGTACGTAA
- a CDS encoding putative glycosyltransferase: MAIGIKDMRILMVGNDPHDIGGVVNYTRPLALKFVEMGHKVFYFYSGAWNRRYNYLFRPYLRIHRRDFSFECAELMNSPNWTYNYGNPLLDIHAHQTEKLFIKYMEKIKPDVVHVHSRCGLPASLIEIASNHGLRVFTTIHVYGFLCQKRVMIDHHGMPCKGPSDADKCAQCTGYVDIKRLKHTVRLENTSKQLFTLAKSLLGILRKCSRSKKSDQRSSNDPAPCKGIAHYEKIKAKLQERLDYMIHAMNTYTVTNLCVSTDVKRTLMRYGVHEDKLLVQHIGSSIAENQKLNRRTLHTPIVIGNIGGVHHYKGTHVLVEAVKNIKNKNFIVKIFGKYDQAYVESVMQGKEDLPIEFLGKYQPTDLFEILKQVDIMVLPSICNDTAPQTIFESYSAGIPIVASDIGGFPDFIKDGVSGCLFRPGDSQDLADKLDKVLTDPQKIESFSWKVPKLKTITDNALELVALYKKCIENNSITT, encoded by the coding sequence TTGGCTATAGGTATAAAAGATATGAGAATTCTCATGGTAGGTAATGACCCTCATGATATAGGCGGGGTTGTAAATTATACTCGTCCTCTTGCCTTAAAATTTGTTGAAATGGGACATAAGGTTTTTTATTTCTATTCCGGTGCATGGAATAGAAGGTATAACTATCTCTTCAGGCCATATCTCAGGATTCATAGAAGAGATTTTTCCTTTGAGTGCGCAGAACTGATGAACTCTCCAAACTGGACATATAATTACGGTAATCCCTTGCTTGATATACACGCTCATCAAACAGAAAAATTGTTTATAAAATACATGGAAAAAATAAAACCTGATGTAGTACACGTTCATAGCCGCTGTGGGCTTCCGGCATCACTTATTGAGATTGCTTCAAATCATGGATTGAGGGTCTTCACTACTATTCATGTATACGGTTTCTTATGCCAGAAAAGAGTAATGATTGACCATCATGGAATGCCCTGCAAAGGACCCTCTGATGCAGACAAATGTGCTCAATGCACAGGGTATGTCGATATAAAAAGATTAAAGCATACCGTACGACTAGAAAATACCAGCAAACAATTGTTTACATTGGCTAAATCGCTCCTTGGCATACTAAGGAAATGCAGCAGATCCAAAAAATCTGATCAGAGAAGTAGTAACGATCCTGCGCCATGTAAAGGTATTGCACATTATGAGAAAATAAAGGCAAAACTGCAGGAAAGACTTGATTATATGATTCATGCGATGAATACGTATACGGTTACAAACCTGTGTGTATCTACTGATGTAAAAAGAACCCTTATGAGATATGGTGTTCATGAAGATAAGCTCTTAGTCCAGCATATAGGTTCATCAATTGCAGAAAACCAGAAGTTAAACAGGAGAACATTACATACGCCTATTGTAATAGGGAATATCGGAGGAGTGCACCATTATAAAGGAACGCACGTTTTAGTGGAAGCAGTAAAGAATATCAAAAATAAAAATTTCATAGTAAAAATATTCGGCAAATATGATCAGGCCTATGTAGAAAGCGTAATGCAGGGAAAAGAAGATTTACCGATAGAGTTTTTGGGAAAATATCAGCCAACTGATTTGTTTGAAATATTAAAGCAGGTAGACATCATGGTGCTTCCTTCTATCTGTAATGACACAGCGCCGCAAACTATTTTTGAGAGTTACAGTGCAGGCATCCCGATTGTTGCCTCTGATATAGGCGGGTTTCCGGATTTTATAAAAGACGGGGTTAGTGGATGTCTTTTTAGGCCGGGAGATAGTCAGGATCTGGCAGATAAATTGGATAAGGTATTAACAGATCCTCAAAAGATAGAATCATTTTCATGGAAGGTTCCAAAACTTAAGACAATTACCGATAATGCTCTGGAGTTAGTAGCCTTGTACAAAAAATGTATTGAGAATAATTCAATAACAACTTAA
- a CDS encoding putative glycosyl transferase, which produces MDVTIVIVSYNVADLLNECIISIKKETSCEYEIIVVDNNSVDNSMELLKANHPDVKRIQNVSNVGFAKANNQAFEKAQGSYIFMLNPDTVVLDRAIDKLVQFMDEHPEAGACGPKVLNYDMSLQPSCHHFPTIAMRFIEHSQLERVFPKSKIFGRHYMTYWNYDEVKEVDWIRGCSLLLRKTTLELVGTLDENYFMYTEETDICYRMNKSGWKVLFFPGAEIVHYWGKSSEVSKKEKGYSPATIKYLFNTKYYFFKKHYGCVHFVFIKGIDFVFYLLVFIKNIFRKDAEVRRLKLSYASYVLSLILFGK; this is translated from the coding sequence ATGGATGTTACGATTGTAATAGTAAGTTATAATGTGGCTGACTTATTAAATGAATGCATTATCTCAATAAAAAAAGAGACGTCCTGCGAATACGAGATTATTGTTGTTGACAATAATTCTGTAGATAATTCCATGGAGTTGCTTAAGGCGAATCACCCTGATGTAAAACGAATACAGAACGTGAGCAATGTAGGTTTTGCAAAAGCAAATAATCAGGCCTTCGAAAAGGCTCAAGGCAGCTACATTTTTATGCTTAATCCCGACACCGTTGTTTTAGATAGAGCTATTGATAAGCTGGTTCAGTTTATGGACGAACACCCGGAAGCAGGAGCTTGTGGGCCAAAAGTTTTAAACTATGATATGTCTCTTCAGCCTAGTTGCCATCATTTCCCGACAATTGCAATGAGATTCATAGAGCATTCTCAACTTGAGAGAGTTTTTCCAAAAAGCAAAATTTTTGGTCGTCACTATATGACTTACTGGAATTATGATGAGGTAAAAGAGGTGGACTGGATTCGGGGTTGTTCCTTGCTGCTTAGAAAGACAACCTTAGAGCTTGTAGGAACTCTTGATGAGAATTATTTTATGTATACTGAAGAAACAGATATTTGTTATCGCATGAATAAGAGTGGATGGAAAGTGCTGTTTTTCCCGGGAGCGGAGATTGTGCATTACTGGGGTAAAAGTTCCGAAGTTTCAAAGAAGGAAAAAGGATATTCTCCTGCAACGATAAAATACTTATTTAATACGAAATACTATTTTTTTAAAAAACATTACGGCTGTGTTCATTTTGTCTTTATAAAAGGAATTGACTTTGTATTTTATTTATTGGTCTTTATAAAAAATATATTTAGAAAGGATGCAGAGGTACGGAGATTAAAACTATCGTATGCTTCTTATGTGCTTTCTCTGATCTTGTTTGGCAAGTAG
- a CDS encoding putative glycosyltransferase, whose product MNAKKILILSPCPLFPTVMGNQVRIKFLIEELNKRHCVDLITLEDRKNYSMHDAHYKKICHKHYPIIIPNNKDNVIGRVFYSLGRRLVYLLFGIPSQYYYPSLPQIQREIHGIINRNDYDVIQFEYWFMGKFIKKLKQKLYLTVDTHDVCHEKTEKEFQTIYENSRKQRFIRRELSKIKELEHYYLNQCDTIISISSSDSIYFENNFPRKKVLYIPIGMDLKDFLSYPTIKNNKPTVLFYGNLGTLQNIHAFFELWNEIFPRIKKEIPKAQLKVVGANPPDTIKKLSSLGYVEVTGFTNCLPDILSSCHLKILPMKIGGGFRTRLIEVMASGVPVIGTYIGVDSLAFENDVHGYISDDYNILTHKAIELLRNDEKRQHMGIECKKFVESHYTTEKVYGKLSQYYFDLELS is encoded by the coding sequence GTGAATGCGAAAAAAATACTCATTCTTTCTCCTTGCCCTCTTTTTCCCACAGTGATGGGAAATCAGGTCAGGATAAAGTTTCTTATAGAAGAGCTAAACAAACGGCATTGTGTGGACTTGATAACCCTTGAAGATAGAAAAAATTATAGTATGCACGATGCGCATTATAAGAAAATATGCCATAAACATTATCCCATAATAATTCCGAACAATAAAGACAATGTAATTGGCAGGGTTTTTTATAGTTTAGGGCGACGGCTTGTGTACTTGCTTTTTGGAATTCCTTCGCAATATTATTATCCTTCATTGCCACAGATCCAGCGAGAGATACATGGCATAATAAACAGGAATGATTATGATGTTATCCAATTTGAATATTGGTTTATGGGAAAATTTATAAAGAAGTTAAAACAGAAATTATATTTAACCGTTGATACTCATGATGTATGTCATGAAAAAACAGAGAAAGAATTTCAAACTATATATGAAAATTCCCGTAAGCAAAGATTTATTCGAAGAGAACTTTCAAAGATAAAAGAATTGGAGCATTATTACCTTAATCAATGTGACACGATCATTTCAATCTCCAGTTCCGATTCTATATATTTTGAAAATAATTTTCCCAGGAAGAAGGTCCTTTATATACCAATTGGAATGGATTTAAAGGATTTCCTCAGTTACCCGACAATCAAAAATAATAAACCAACGGTTCTTTTTTATGGAAATTTAGGAACACTTCAGAATATACATGCTTTTTTTGAATTATGGAATGAAATCTTCCCACGTATAAAAAAAGAAATCCCTAAGGCACAGTTGAAGGTTGTTGGGGCTAATCCTCCCGATACTATCAAAAAGTTGTCAAGTTTGGGGTATGTAGAAGTGACAGGGTTCACGAATTGTTTGCCTGACATTTTATCATCATGTCACTTAAAAATATTGCCAATGAAAATCGGAGGTGGTTTCCGTACCCGCCTTATTGAAGTAATGGCTAGTGGAGTGCCAGTTATTGGTACTTATATTGGGGTGGACAGTTTAGCATTTGAAAATGACGTTCATGGGTATATTAGTGATGACTATAATATATTAACTCATAAAGCTATAGAATTATTAAGAAATGATGAAAAAAGACAACACATGGGTATCGAATGTAAAAAATTTGTTGAAAGTCACTATACAACGGAAAAGGTTTATGGAAAGCTTTCTCAATATTATTTTGATTTAGAATTATCATGA
- a CDS encoding putative methyltransferase: MLIILRHPDGLVHIEQSRNTDKNIISVELHNKRLFMPISTFETTYPWELIKSILQSKGPACLCDEIMKDEDPCCVQHQLQYTLLSYVSEKDFENRRILDFGCGAGASSIVLSRMLPNTEIVGIELDEKLLYTARLRAEHYQAHNIRFIPSPDGNSIPDKLGKFDYIILSAVYEHLLPHERKNLLPKLWAHLNSGGVMFINQTPNRLFPIELHTTHLPLINYLPDKLALLFARMFSKRVIFGDGWETLLRKGIRGGTVSEITDFLYGDQKLLLLEPAMVGVHDSIDIWYRLTNTKRLTTSRKLLKFGMKFFKFVTGIQLTPCLSLALKKL; this comes from the coding sequence TTGTTAATAATTCTTAGGCATCCTGATGGATTAGTCCATATTGAGCAATCACGGAATACAGACAAGAATATAATATCGGTTGAACTCCATAATAAAAGATTATTTATGCCGATAAGTACATTCGAGACCACGTATCCCTGGGAATTAATAAAAAGTATTTTACAGAGTAAAGGACCAGCATGCTTATGCGATGAAATAATGAAAGACGAAGATCCTTGTTGTGTTCAGCATCAATTACAATACACTTTGCTGAGTTATGTCAGCGAGAAAGATTTTGAAAATAGAAGAATACTAGACTTTGGTTGTGGTGCAGGCGCATCCTCAATAGTATTATCGCGCATGTTGCCGAATACGGAGATAGTCGGAATAGAATTAGACGAAAAATTGCTATACACAGCCAGATTGAGGGCAGAGCATTATCAAGCTCATAATATACGTTTTATTCCTTCTCCCGACGGCAACAGTATTCCTGATAAGTTGGGAAAATTTGATTACATAATTTTAAGTGCGGTATATGAACATCTTCTTCCCCATGAGAGAAAAAATTTACTACCTAAATTATGGGCGCATTTAAATTCTGGAGGTGTTATGTTTATTAACCAGACACCAAACAGGTTATTTCCTATAGAATTGCACACAACACATCTGCCATTGATCAATTACTTACCGGACAAGCTGGCGTTGCTTTTTGCGAGGATGTTCTCGAAAAGAGTTATCTTTGGTGATGGTTGGGAAACATTATTGCGCAAAGGGATACGGGGAGGGACGGTAAGTGAAATAACAGATTTTTTATACGGAGATCAAAAACTATTACTGTTAGAACCTGCGATGGTAGGAGTACATGATAGTATTGATATTTGGTATCGGCTAACAAATACCAAAAGATTAACAACTTCCAGGAAATTGTTAAAGTTTGGTATGAAATTTTTTAAATTTGTTACAGGCATACAATTAACACCATGCCTGTCTTTGGCGTTAAAGAAATTATAG